A genome region from Lactobacillus sp. ESL0791 includes the following:
- the rpsP gene encoding 30S ribosomal protein S16: MSVKIRMRRMGAKRRPFYRIVVADSRMPRDGRFIEEVGYYNPVAEPKELKLDEDKIYEWLKKGAQPSDTVRSLLSGAGLMKKLHDEKYSK; this comes from the coding sequence ATGTCAGTAAAAATTCGTATGCGTCGTATGGGTGCCAAGAGAAGACCTTTTTATCGGATCGTTGTTGCTGATTCAAGAATGCCACGTGATGGCCGTTTTATTGAAGAAGTTGGTTACTACAATCCAGTTGCTGAGCCAAAAGAGTTAAAGCTTGACGAAGACAAGATTTATGAATGGCTTAAGAAGGGTGCACAACCTTCAGACACTGTAAGATCACTTCTTTCAGGTGCCGGCTTAATGAAGAAGTTGCATGACGAAAAGTACAGCAAGTAA
- the ffh gene encoding signal recognition particle protein, with product MAFENLSERIQKALRNLTGKGKISEEDINNASREIRLALLEADVNFKVVKDFIKTIKQEALGKEVQESLNPGQQVIKIVNDELTKMMGETAASLIKSKHIPTIIMMVGLQGTGKTTTVGKLAYHLQETEKARPLLIAGDIYRPAAVDQLKQIGDQLKVPVFSETGEKDVAKIVKDGLTQAKQNKNDYVIIDTAGRLEIDEPLMQELERVKVVANPDNILLVVDAMTGQAATDVAKGFDERLDITGVILTKLDGDTRGGAALSIRAVTGKPIIYTGQGEKLTDLEDFHPDRMASRILGMGDMLTLIEKAQSDYDAEKAAKVAEKMKENTFDFNDFVDQLEQVEKMGPLDQVMKMIPGMANNPQLKNINIDKKEILHIKAIVSSMTEKEREDPELLNPSRRRRIAAGAGRPVVEVNRMIKQFKQARDMMNKVTKGNMKGLSNLPGMDSPMAKMAMRRMGKKFKKNKKKRMKIKHYRG from the coding sequence ATGGCTTTTGAAAATTTAAGCGAACGAATTCAAAAGGCACTTAGAAATTTAACCGGTAAGGGGAAGATTTCTGAAGAAGATATTAATAATGCGAGCCGGGAAATCCGCTTGGCGCTGCTTGAAGCCGATGTTAACTTTAAGGTCGTCAAGGATTTTATCAAAACGATTAAGCAGGAAGCACTTGGAAAAGAAGTTCAGGAAAGCCTGAATCCTGGTCAGCAGGTTATTAAAATCGTCAATGATGAATTAACCAAGATGATGGGGGAAACGGCTGCTAGTTTAATTAAGTCAAAGCATATCCCAACAATCATTATGATGGTTGGGCTTCAGGGTACCGGTAAAACTACAACGGTTGGCAAACTTGCATATCATTTACAGGAAACCGAAAAGGCGCGACCACTGTTAATTGCCGGAGATATTTACCGGCCGGCAGCTGTTGACCAGTTGAAGCAAATTGGTGATCAGCTCAAGGTGCCTGTTTTTAGTGAAACCGGTGAAAAAGACGTAGCCAAGATTGTCAAGGACGGTTTGACGCAGGCAAAGCAGAATAAGAATGACTATGTCATCATCGATACGGCAGGACGGTTAGAAATCGATGAACCGTTGATGCAGGAATTGGAACGGGTAAAAGTGGTTGCTAACCCCGACAATATTTTGCTGGTTGTCGATGCAATGACCGGGCAGGCTGCAACGGATGTTGCCAAGGGCTTTGACGAGCGACTCGATATTACCGGAGTTATTTTGACCAAACTGGATGGTGATACGCGTGGTGGTGCGGCTCTATCAATCAGAGCTGTAACCGGTAAGCCAATTATTTATACTGGCCAAGGTGAAAAGCTAACTGATCTGGAAGACTTTCATCCAGATCGGATGGCTTCGAGAATCTTGGGTATGGGCGATATGCTCACTTTGATTGAAAAGGCTCAGTCTGACTATGATGCCGAAAAGGCTGCCAAGGTTGCTGAAAAGATGAAGGAAAATACCTTTGATTTCAATGACTTTGTGGACCAGCTGGAGCAAGTTGAGAAAATGGGGCCGCTTGACCAGGTAATGAAAATGATCCCGGGCATGGCCAACAACCCGCAGCTTAAGAATATTAATATTGATAAAAAAGAAATTTTACACATTAAGGCAATTGTGTCTTCAATGACCGAAAAGGAGCGTGAAGATCCAGAGCTGCTTAATCCGAGCCGCAGAAGGCGGATTGCTGCCGGTGCCGGCCGCCCGGTCGTTGAAGTCAACCGCATGATTAAGCAGTTTAAGCAGGCGCGTGACATGATGAATAAGGTCACTAAGGGCAACATGAAGGGACTGAGCAATCTCCCGGGAATGGATTCACCGATGGCCAAGATGGCAATGCGTCGCATGGGCAAAAAATTTAAGAAGAATAAGAAGAAACGAATGAAGATCAAGCATTATCGTGGTTAA
- a CDS encoding nucleoside phosphorylase — MEKPFLLDFDANQHAVLDPGHKSAKLHYHFPKKLLFAFITTDAIQNFLRQYPHQVVGIFKCFMGETEIYEVELAHEKITFCQALMGASSAVQLLDWTISYGVQQILAVGSAGVLSKIPENYFLVPTKAIRDEGTSFHYAAPANIIDLQSDYLTSVEKLMVENKLKVKEVMTWSTDGFFRETAKKVAQFKKLGASCVEMECAALAACAQFRHADFAQILFTADSLSTTSGHEDRGWGRDAHGQALALAAAIMDQI, encoded by the coding sequence ATGGAGAAACCGTTTTTATTGGATTTTGACGCAAATCAGCATGCTGTCCTTGACCCGGGACATAAAAGTGCCAAATTGCATTACCATTTTCCTAAAAAACTATTGTTTGCCTTTATTACGACTGATGCGATTCAAAATTTTTTAAGGCAGTATCCGCATCAAGTTGTCGGTATATTCAAATGCTTTATGGGTGAAACAGAAATTTATGAAGTTGAGCTTGCACATGAGAAAATCACTTTTTGTCAAGCTTTAATGGGTGCGTCCTCCGCAGTACAGTTACTTGATTGGACTATTTCTTATGGTGTTCAACAAATTTTGGCAGTCGGTTCGGCAGGTGTATTAAGCAAAATCCCCGAAAATTATTTTTTGGTACCGACAAAGGCAATCAGGGATGAAGGTACATCATTTCATTATGCAGCGCCAGCCAATATTATTGATTTACAGTCGGATTATTTAACAAGTGTTGAAAAATTGATGGTTGAGAACAAATTAAAAGTCAAAGAAGTAATGACGTGGTCAACAGATGGTTTTTTCCGCGAAACTGCTAAAAAAGTTGCCCAGTTCAAAAAGCTGGGTGCCTCCTGTGTTGAAATGGAATGTGCGGCGCTTGCGGCGTGTGCTCAGTTTCGTCATGCCGACTTTGCGCAGATTTTGTTTACAGCAGATTCGTTAAGTACGACCTCTGGCCACGAAGATCGTGGCTGGGGTCGGGATGCACATGGACAGGCACTTGCGCTTGCAGCAGCTATAATGGATCAAATATAG
- the trmD gene encoding tRNA (guanosine(37)-N1)-methyltransferase TrmD, translating to MKINVLTLFPEMFTPLQTSMLGRGLEDNKWQLNLVNFRDFTSDVHHHVDDTPYGGGAGMVLQILPIKKALDSLPSKGRVIITAPQGHKFNQNLAQKWSTEEELTFICGHYEGFDQRVYDLADEVVSIGDYVLTGGELPTMSMIDATVRLLPGILGNAASPVEESFSHGLLEYPQYTRPEDFNGEKVPPVLISGNHQKIADWRHKEALRATYLQRPDMLENYELNAEEQKMLAEIKEEEN from the coding sequence ATGAAAATTAATGTGTTAACCCTTTTTCCCGAGATGTTCACGCCTCTGCAGACCTCAATGCTAGGACGCGGGCTTGAAGATAACAAATGGCAGCTCAATCTTGTGAATTTTCGGGATTTTACCAGTGATGTTCACCACCATGTTGATGATACACCGTATGGCGGCGGTGCCGGAATGGTGCTGCAGATTCTGCCGATTAAAAAAGCACTAGACTCGCTTCCAAGCAAGGGCCGGGTAATTATTACGGCTCCGCAGGGTCATAAATTTAACCAAAATCTTGCCCAAAAGTGGTCAACAGAAGAAGAACTAACCTTTATCTGCGGCCATTATGAGGGTTTTGACCAGCGGGTTTACGATTTGGCCGACGAAGTTGTCTCAATCGGTGATTATGTTCTGACTGGCGGCGAGCTGCCGACGATGAGCATGATCGATGCGACGGTGCGTTTGCTTCCGGGAATCTTGGGCAATGCTGCTTCGCCGGTTGAAGAAAGCTTTTCGCATGGATTGCTTGAATATCCACAATATACGAGACCGGAAGATTTTAATGGAGAAAAGGTGCCCCCGGTGCTGATTTCCGGCAACCACCAAAAAATTGCTGACTGGCGGCACAAGGAAGCTTTGCGTGCAACCTATTTACAGCGACCAGATATGCTGGAAAATTATGAATTGAACGCTGAGGAACAAAAAATGCTTGCTGAAATTAAGGAAGAAGAGAACTAA
- the rplS gene encoding 50S ribosomal protein L19, translating into MDPLIQELTKEQLRDDIPDFRAGDTVRVHVRVVEGTHERIQMFEGIVIKRKGAGIGAAYTVRKIASGVGVERTFPVNDPRVAKVEVLRHGRVRRAKLYYLRDRHGKSARIAEKRR; encoded by the coding sequence ATGGATCCATTAATTCAAGAATTAACTAAAGAACAGTTGCGTGACGATATTCCTGACTTTCGTGCAGGTGACACTGTTCGTGTTCACGTTCGCGTTGTTGAAGGTACCCACGAACGTATTCAGATGTTCGAGGGAATTGTAATTAAGCGTAAGGGTGCTGGTATTGGTGCAGCTTACACAGTTCGTAAGATTGCTTCTGGTGTCGGTGTTGAACGTACTTTTCCAGTTAACGATCCTCGGGTTGCTAAGGTTGAAGTATTGCGTCACGGTCGTGTACGTCGTGCTAAGCTTTACTACTTGCGTGATCGTCATGGCAAGTCAGCAAGAATTGCTGAGAAGCGCCGTTAA
- the lexA gene encoding transcriptional repressor LexA, producing MATNHDSKQLEILQYIYETVADRGFPPTVREICAAVNLSSTSTVHGHLARLERKGLILKDATKPRALEITEEGKNALGIKPKEIPIVGVVTAGEPILAVEDIEDYFPLPPDLANDAGDLFMLKIHGESMVNAGILNGDNVIVRKQSAASNGEIVVAMTDENEATVKRFYKEKGHFRLQPENDTMAPIILTSVHILGKVVGLYRNNIN from the coding sequence ATGGCGACTAATCATGACTCAAAACAACTAGAAATCTTACAATACATTTACGAAACGGTTGCAGACCGCGGGTTCCCGCCCACAGTCCGGGAGATTTGTGCGGCCGTTAACCTTTCATCAACGTCAACTGTCCACGGGCATTTGGCACGGCTTGAACGTAAGGGGTTAATTCTAAAAGACGCAACTAAACCACGAGCTCTCGAAATCACGGAGGAAGGCAAGAATGCTTTGGGAATAAAACCAAAGGAAATCCCCATCGTCGGTGTAGTCACCGCAGGAGAACCGATTCTTGCAGTTGAAGATATCGAAGATTATTTCCCGCTTCCACCAGATTTAGCTAACGATGCGGGAGATTTGTTTATGCTGAAAATTCATGGAGAAAGCATGGTCAACGCCGGCATTTTAAACGGTGATAACGTGATTGTCAGGAAGCAATCTGCTGCAAGTAACGGAGAAATTGTGGTTGCAATGACAGATGAAAACGAAGCAACGGTTAAACGGTTCTATAAGGAAAAAGGCCACTTCCGGTTGCAGCCGGAAAATGATACGATGGCACCAATTATTTTGACCAGTGTCCACATTCTAGGCAAGGTCGTCGGTTTATACCGCAACAATATCAATTAA
- the ftsY gene encoding signal recognition particle-docking protein FtsY: MGLFDKIKKSLFGDQETENKPDEKKQEETAKEEKAQETVKEDETQAADTEKQEEQPLSLNDETNTDAIEPKEEKTTADIYEKGLEKTNQGFGARLNQFFAKFRTVDEDFFDDLEELLIESDVGFETAEELTDELRDEAKLKNAKSRDDLKKIIVEKMVELYDKNGNEEDEHLIYHEEKKPNVYLFVGVNGAGKTTTIGKLAQRFKKQGKSVLLAAADTFRAGAVEQLEEWGKRVGVPVVTGKDRADPASVVYDATQKALDEQVDYLLVDTAGRLQNKKNLMNELEKIDRTIQKLAPDEPTETLLVLDGSTGQNALMQAKDFDKTTKLTGLVLTKLDGSSKGGVVLAIRNEMKLPVKLVGLGEKAEDLADFDAADYAVGLFHDLA; the protein is encoded by the coding sequence ATGGGATTATTTGATAAAATAAAAAAATCACTCTTTGGTGACCAGGAAACAGAAAATAAGCCGGACGAAAAAAAGCAAGAAGAGACGGCTAAGGAAGAGAAAGCTCAAGAAACTGTAAAAGAAGACGAAACACAGGCGGCAGATACTGAAAAGCAGGAGGAACAGCCGTTATCTTTGAATGATGAAACTAATACCGATGCCATCGAGCCCAAAGAGGAAAAAACTACCGCTGATATTTATGAAAAAGGGCTTGAAAAAACAAATCAGGGTTTTGGGGCCAGGCTGAATCAATTTTTTGCCAAATTTAGAACAGTTGATGAAGATTTTTTTGATGATTTGGAAGAATTGCTGATTGAGTCCGATGTTGGGTTTGAAACTGCTGAAGAATTGACTGATGAATTGCGTGATGAAGCCAAGCTGAAGAATGCCAAGTCACGGGACGACCTGAAAAAAATCATCGTTGAAAAGATGGTCGAATTGTATGACAAGAATGGCAACGAAGAAGACGAGCACCTTATCTATCATGAAGAGAAGAAACCTAATGTTTATCTTTTTGTCGGTGTCAATGGTGCTGGTAAAACCACAACGATTGGCAAGTTGGCTCAGCGTTTTAAGAAGCAGGGCAAGTCGGTATTGTTAGCCGCCGCAGATACTTTCAGGGCCGGCGCGGTTGAACAGCTTGAAGAGTGGGGTAAACGCGTTGGGGTGCCTGTTGTTACGGGAAAGGACCGGGCCGATCCTGCCTCTGTTGTTTACGATGCCACCCAAAAGGCACTGGATGAACAAGTAGACTATCTCTTGGTTGATACTGCTGGCCGGCTGCAAAATAAGAAGAACTTGATGAACGAACTAGAAAAGATTGACCGCACAATTCAAAAATTAGCCCCGGATGAACCCACCGAGACCTTGCTCGTGCTGGATGGATCAACCGGTCAAAATGCCCTCATGCAGGCAAAGGATTTTGATAAAACGACCAAGTTAACCGGCTTGGTTTTAACAAAATTAGACGGTTCTTCTAAAGGCGGGGTTGTTTTGGCAATTCGCAATGAAATGAAGTTACCTGTTAAACTGGTGGGCTTGGGTGAAAAAGCCGAAGACCTAGCAGATTTTGATGCCGCTGATTATGCAGTTGGCCTTTTCCATGATTTGGCCTAA
- a CDS encoding nucleoside phosphorylase has product MDKPFLLDFDASPNAVLEPDHEELHYHFPDKLLFAFITPEAIAAFLKKYPYCEIGVFECFEGKTKVYEVQLGQEKIAFCQAKIGAAAATQLLDWLISYGVKQILAIGSAGAITAIPENYFLVPTKAIRDEGTSFHYALPADFIDLRSNFLTKVEHLMAETGFKVKEIMTWTTDGFFRETANKVKKFRKLGASCVEMECAAMAACTQFRQVEFAQILFTADSLSDIEQHEDRGWGMGAHEQALELAAAILDKI; this is encoded by the coding sequence ATGGATAAGCCATTTTTGTTAGATTTTGATGCAAGCCCGAATGCCGTGCTTGAGCCGGACCATGAAGAATTACACTATCATTTTCCAGATAAACTGCTGTTTGCCTTTATTACGCCCGAAGCAATAGCTGCCTTTTTGAAAAAGTATCCCTACTGTGAAATTGGGGTCTTTGAATGCTTTGAAGGTAAAACCAAGGTTTATGAAGTTCAATTGGGACAAGAAAAGATTGCTTTTTGTCAAGCAAAAATCGGGGCAGCCGCAGCAACACAGTTGTTAGACTGGCTGATTTCCTATGGTGTCAAGCAGATTCTGGCAATTGGCTCGGCAGGTGCGATAACCGCAATTCCCGAAAATTACTTTCTGGTTCCCACCAAAGCTATCAGGGATGAAGGAACATCGTTTCATTACGCTTTACCAGCTGATTTTATTGATTTAAGGTCGAATTTTTTAACGAAAGTTGAACATTTGATGGCTGAAACGGGTTTTAAAGTCAAGGAAATCATGACCTGGACAACGGACGGCTTTTTTCGGGAAACTGCTAATAAAGTTAAAAAGTTTCGGAAACTGGGTGCCTCTTGCGTTGAAATGGAGTGCGCGGCGATGGCAGCTTGTACACAATTTCGGCAAGTAGAGTTTGCGCAAATTTTGTTTACAGCTGATTCGTTAAGCGACATCGAACAGCATGAAGATCGCGGCTGGGGGATGGGTGCGCACGAACAGGCACTGGAGTTAGCTGCAGCAATTTTAGATAAAATCTGA
- the ylxM gene encoding YlxM family DNA-binding protein: protein MDELIKNEQLGDLYAYYGSLLTKGQRSYFEDYYYNDLSLGEIALNHGVSRQAVYDNLRRSSKLLKKYEARLHMQRDYNELEMSLEHVAGKLKQGATEPALVKINELLEKLKGE from the coding sequence ATGGATGAACTCATTAAGAATGAACAACTTGGCGACCTGTATGCCTATTATGGGTCGCTGCTAACCAAGGGCCAGAGGTCTTATTTTGAAGATTATTATTATAATGACCTTTCATTAGGGGAAATTGCTCTTAATCATGGCGTTTCACGGCAGGCAGTTTATGATAACTTGCGGCGTTCCAGCAAGCTCTTGAAAAAATATGAAGCTAGACTCCACATGCAGAGGGATTATAACGAACTGGAAATGAGCCTAGAGCATGTTGCCGGTAAGCTTAAGCAGGGGGCTACAGAGCCTGCTTTGGTAAAGATAAATGAATTATTAGAGAAGTTGAAGGGAGAATAA
- the rimM gene encoding ribosome maturation factor RimM (Essential for efficient processing of 16S rRNA): MQFYDVAQILTTHGLTGEVKVKIITDFPDERFASGTKLALKDDHECELSVTSSRPFKQFWLVQFEEVTSIEEAEKLRGKTLVVAEIDQQELPAGTYYYRDILDSTVLDFATNEELGKVTDIQSLGPNDVWQITEKSGHEYLIPYITDVVKKIDVANKRIYVTLMEGLRDEN; the protein is encoded by the coding sequence ATGCAATTTTATGACGTTGCGCAAATTTTGACAACCCACGGTTTAACTGGTGAGGTTAAAGTAAAGATCATTACCGATTTTCCTGATGAGCGCTTTGCTTCAGGAACTAAGTTGGCATTAAAAGATGATCATGAATGCGAATTATCCGTTACCAGTAGCCGTCCGTTTAAACAATTTTGGCTGGTGCAATTTGAAGAAGTGACAAGCATTGAAGAAGCTGAAAAGCTTCGGGGCAAAACTTTGGTGGTTGCCGAAATTGACCAGCAAGAATTGCCGGCTGGGACATATTATTATCGCGATATTTTAGATTCTACTGTGTTGGATTTTGCAACCAATGAGGAGCTAGGAAAAGTTACCGATATTCAGTCGCTGGGACCGAATGATGTCTGGCAGATAACTGAAAAGTCTGGGCATGAATATTTAATTCCGTATATTACTGACGTTGTTAAGAAGATTGATGTTGCCAATAAACGAATTTATGTAACGCTGATGGAGGGCCTGCGCGATGAAAATTAA
- a CDS encoding uracil-DNA glycosylase produces the protein MKYPRELIAKVKQRSAGFKLEGLNEGEGPKHPQLMIIGEAPGRDEIVSHIPFHGASGKELMKSLASIGLSREDIYITSVVRSRPYSVKNVFSKKENKEVVKYPNRKPTKKEILAHAPFVDYEINYVKPKVIVTLGGTSIERLLGPGHIISKEHGKVFENTPILQLNKEENGYVWSKEKYTVILEYHPAAIFYNRKITDDVKQDWLAIKPYLKQNKN, from the coding sequence ATGAAATATCCGCGAGAATTAATCGCAAAAGTAAAGCAGCGTTCAGCAGGTTTTAAACTGGAGGGACTAAACGAAGGTGAAGGACCCAAGCATCCCCAACTGATGATCATTGGCGAAGCACCAGGAAGGGATGAGATTGTCTCCCACATTCCCTTTCACGGTGCTTCCGGCAAAGAACTGATGAAGTCACTGGCTTCAATTGGCTTAAGTCGTGAAGATATCTATATTACAAGTGTTGTCAGGAGCAGGCCATATTCCGTTAAAAATGTCTTTAGTAAAAAAGAAAATAAAGAAGTGGTGAAATATCCTAACCGTAAACCGACCAAAAAAGAAATTCTGGCACACGCACCGTTTGTTGATTATGAAATTAATTATGTTAAACCGAAAGTGATTGTGACTCTTGGCGGGACTTCTATAGAAAGGTTGCTTGGACCGGGCCATATTATTTCTAAAGAACACGGTAAAGTTTTCGAAAATACGCCAATTCTTCAACTGAATAAAGAAGAAAACGGCTATGTTTGGTCAAAAGAAAAATATACTGTCATCCTTGAATATCATCCGGCAGCAATTTTTTATAATCGCAAGATAACTGATGATGTTAAGCAGGATTGGTTGGCAATTAAGCCATATTTGAAGCAAAATAAAAACTAG